The Salvelinus alpinus chromosome 10, SLU_Salpinus.1, whole genome shotgun sequence genome includes the window ACCTCCAAAGTTTCTCACATATTATTAGACAAATTAATGAAGACAATGTTCTATCCTTTCGGCTACAAGATAAACCATACATTAGAAACTTGTGCATATTTATTTTATTCTACTAGGAATTAAAAGCATTTGATATATGTAGGCAATATTTAATTGTTTTAATAAATAACAACAGATGAAAAAGCAAAGTCGTTTCATGACGACATATTTCAGCAGAATGTAAAAATAAACAATATTAGGCTAATGCATGGGCCTAATTTATGTCCACTTGGGAAATTCAGCATGAATTAAATTAAATTACTGTACATTTATTTTGAGTAAATCGGTAAATCCAAATATTGATCAGAGAAGGAATGAGTTGGGAAAGAGGTTCCAGAGAATTAGACCCGCAATCAATTCATTCATAAAAACAAAACACTACAAAACCAGCAGGCAATTGCAAAATATATTGTGATTGTGCACTCAAACCCTTCTATGCAATCTTCACAAACACTGTTTTAAAATTGTGCATAGGCCTATAATCAAATATAAAAATGCTTATAAGAAAATATAATCAATATCAAAATCTCCCTTTCCATTGTTGCAGAGATAAATTGTGTTCACATGGAATTTATTGATGCTAATTAGATGTAACTAACTCGTAGCAATTTAGGCAATTTCAAAGTAGGGTCTGTATCTAATTATTCAGTGCATTATTTGACAAAGTAGGCAATTGTATCTGCAGTTACCATAGCTATATGCCTATAGCTGAGTCATTATGCCTAGACTTACAACAACATACATTACATTCAGTAGCTCAATATGTAGGCCTGTAGATTTATAAAATAGGTTTATATATTTAAGCATATTGCAAACGTCTTATAAAAGGCTATATTACATCGAAATATTTGTCCGATTTAAATGGAATGATATTTGATGGAAGACGCTGGTTGAAGAGAAGTGTGATTTATCTCAGGATACCATATCTGAGGCCTAAGAACATTATCTTTTTTTCGTTGTGGAAGACCAAGAGGAAAATTATGAAAAGTGCTTAAAGTGGCTGTGCTGTCAAAAACgggattttcctgtgttttatattttcacactttgaggttggaataatactgtgaaattgtgaaaatgctgATACCCTTTAAGTGTAAGAGCtttttgaaaagaccgcctgacaTTTCAGCTCGTTTTGCAAgggtggagttttggcctgcgtTATAAGTTATTGTACATTGGGTGGGTCTAGTCCTGgacgctgattggttaaaaccaatcataaatgcctatttactctgttctgtgtaatccactgtctcatcagcccagacAGACAATTTATAAtcttgatctccactgtaaaaagcatctagacatcatctcccatttcttttagactagcaatTGGTTTTCAAAAGCAGAGATTGGAATATAAAACTTGCAGTctgtctctgacatttgcaacattgtttcaatattgaaattcgatctccagctgtcccatagtaatgaaggtGCCGGGGTCGGGAGTcgagatgagacagacagacaggcagcttttctcagccagtcgaaaccATGAATCATCATAATTTTTATGGACATGTCAATAGAAACAGGTAAAACGAAACAAAATGCAGCTAGCTTGTAGTCTTTGctgcttcagtttgaagtgattgtgttagctgtgttgttggctagctcctctgaacaacagtgttctgacgagagagcacattttctataccAGGTGAAGTCGGGCATCATTAGCTCATTCTTATGAATGTATCCCAaaaaatgtcactagaaaacaggttaaacaaattcaaatgcagctactttgctgttattctggctgcactgcttgatgtgactgtaaattagccgtagttggctagctaaccaGCAAGGGAAAATAaagttgccagccagtatggcaatagaacatttagGTTGAACGACTGGGTTGTGTCCATAGACACAGAACAAaatgactgaatgactgggtcgcgtctctggcaactgaaccaatagaacgaacgaccagccggcttgggtagaaatagtatgaataaattaatctgAATAAAGTTTTTAGTGAAAATATGTCAGTCATTATTTGAAcatgttgtataaaagtgataatgccctcgaagccggtgattggaggatatattggcctAGACGTTGTCTCGGGTCTAacaacacctgtgccaatatatccttcaAACACCGGCTCcttggcattatcacttaaatagacCAACAAAGATAGATTCAAacatctctgccaataacagttaGTTTTCAGGTTACATATCCCTCTCATAAGGCTCCTCCAATTAGGTCcctcactcccagacagtcctagaaaatgttttgcttgagaaattgctttttTGCTTAGAAGCAAttgttgtttctttttgacctatttaatttaaaacaatcacagtaatgtacttattgttacccagaaattatttgataatgATGTAAAACCGCTGCATTGTACCTTTAAAAAATGTCAATGTCCATATTATCTgtcaccacaaccacaaccaagaTTACTATTCAAATGTAATGTACATTTCATAAAACCAACGGCCTTGAATAAAAACATATCCTAACACATCACCACCATGTCACATTTTAAAAGCTAAAGCAACAAGCTCACCAGAAACCCTGACCCCTCCAGTGAAGGGTTGTTGGGTGCGCCATGCATTAATGCACTCCACTTGCCTGTCACACCAGTAGACCTACTGTATGGGCTACATAAAACAAAACACCAGTCGCCTAATGCAGGCTACACAAAATAAAAACCTGCACACACCCAAAAGTTGTCTATCGCTCGAATTGTAAGATTAAGTAACATCATGCCATCTGCGAGTCAACATGAGGCACATCAACGCCCCCAACCCTAATGCCATGGCCTTTAGCTCACCACTGAATAAACTGTGGACAGACTCCTGAAATTCCCTGAGCTCAGTAACAATATGAGATACATGTATCTGGGCATATAAAACTTAACGACTTGCATTTATTAAAACTAGAAACCCATCACAAAAATGATTGAATAGGACAGTCGTTTGATTGTGTTTTCAGACTACAGGCTGCGTCAACTACGACTTGGTCCTCTTGATCCCTATTTCCCGAACATTATCTGTGTCTCTCTTCCACCAGCAAAATACGATCCAATTTGAACTtctttaatatttatattttaatgtAATACTTTTCATTTATTACATGTAACCTAATAAAAACGTGTTTATTTTGGGGGATAGACTAATCTTGTTTGAACACACCAGTGTCAGCCTAATGATTTACACGTTCTTATAGCCTAACGAAAATGACCTCGACATAAAATCGTATATTGCAAAACTTTAAATTATATGAAAGTCAAACAAAGATTGGAACATATTTGAATTCGAGTACTGAAATATTTGTGTATTCTATTCCATGATGGTCGACAAGCAATTGACAAAAAAAGATGACTTCGGTCTCAAATGCACCTAAATAAATGTGTAGATTTCCTTCACTGAAAACATGTAACTTTCTCGCAGCAATTTCGTTCACCCATTCATTTTATAATAATTTTTATGTTACATATATTGAACGCGATGGAAAATATCTTAGTCAATGATGTTCTGGGCCTattcaaaacaaacaaaacatgaatATTTGAGAGTAGTGGTCTCTTTTGAATGCAATTAAATCAGTGCTGCGCCAGTACGAGACATCTGTCCATCTTTTCAAAATGTCCTTGGTGGTCTGCTTTGTCTGCCAATTCGTATTATTTGAACAACAAAACAACGGATATTTAACTTAACAATGCATGAATGAAACCAAAATGAAAACATTCAAAGAGACTAAAATCTAGGGAAATTTGTCCAAATAGGCCCTTGACAGATATTTAAAAAATGCATACAGAAGGCACATACAAACACCACCAGATATCCCAAAATAAAAACAGCCCAGCGTCTTTAAGTGTAAAAGGATTTATTCAGATGTTTTTATACTGTGCAACAGTAACAATACAATAGTTGTCCATATAATCGAGCGATACAGATACAAAGAACACAGGAGACATCAAAACATTTGTCGTCGAGCATGAAATGAAGGGTGGGGGGGGCTGCTCAGGTCAAAGTATTTGACAATCGCTGATTAAATATGCATATATTTCgctatatacatgtgtgtgtgtgtggactttcTGAACTGCTTGATGACTGCAAGGCTTCAGGGTGTTTGAGGCTATAAGCAATTCAATTCCAATTTCGAGTATAGCCTAATAAAAGCGTTGCAGGCTACATTTAAGTAGATATTTCGTATGTTTTCCCCTAGAATCGTGGGCCTAACACTACAATAGTTGTTTACACATTATATCGATTAATATTTCTTTGTGAAATGCTTTCCAAAAGCCAATCGAAAGAACAATGTAGAGTCAACCGTTTCAAATATTAGTAAAGCCTACAAGGTTTCATCACCATGCTGAAATACACACTTAAAATAGAATCAACACACATTCtgatttggagaaaaaaaacttgaaaataaaataatataaaagacCATCTTCAGTCACATCTGTGGAATAAAATGCAGCTTTTGGGGGACTTTAATTTGCCATTCACCACCAGTCTAACATTTTCACTGTGGTCAACATCCCTTTCACTAACTTAAAAGGAAAAATCCACCAAAAAACAAAATTTTGGTATTTTTGTCATCACTATTCCACTGTTATATACAGTCCAAAAATATTTAGCATGTCAGTAGTCAAGTTCAAGATAGGATTTTCAAGAAGAAAAATGTCACATCCTCATGATGATGTGGCAAGTGACACTTCGCTTCTTGAACATCCTATCTAGAAAACTTGACTGCAAACATGCAAAATATGTttggactgtatcaacagtggaatAATGGAAAAAATACAAAACTATTGTTAgagtggatttttcctttaacgTCCCACCCTGCTATGTTCCTATAGAAATGCTTCACTTCCACTACAGTAAACATATATCATATATTTATAACAACGATAACAAAAAGAGAGCGTCTACAACAATGGAACTACGTTGGCATGAAGATATTAGCAGAGCGGTCTGGCGTTGGCTGTTGGCCCGGTTTTCAGGCCAGTCCCGAGGACAAAGAAGAACCGTTCAGCGAGGCCTTCCGCGGTTTGTTTCCGAAGGGGAATGGTCTGGTAGGGGCAGGGGCAGAGGTGGAGGCGCCGTTGACGGGTTTGGAGATGTGGGGGAAGTGTGGGGACTGCACCGGGGTACCAGGGCTGGGCaatgaggaggaggtggaggggacgCCGGCAGGGCTGCAGGCTTTGTCGCTGGCAGAGTCGCTCTCAGCGGACCGACCGGTGCTGTTCTGGCCCTCCTGCTGCGGATGACTCATCTTCATCTTCTTACAGCTCAGTCTGACGCCGTACTTCAACGGCAAAGGGCCATTCTGAAAAATAGTTGTAATATTTAGACCTAATTTGGCTCGAAAATCAATGCTTGCACTTCTCAAATGTTTCCTTTCATGGGAAATAAAGCATTTGAACTTTGAATAGTGAACTTTCATACATTCCACACTccaaagtaggcctataggccatGCAAATATCACAGGGCAAAAGGTTGAAATAATAATTTGTCTACATAATTATTTACTAAAAAAACTAAATCATCCAGCttggtaaaaaaataaacatagcCTTTAAATACAAACAGCAATTAAATCTTTTGAAATTTGAATTCAATACACCTCTTAAATAATAAATGTCTCcactggactgtgtgtgtgtgtggggggggggggggggggattaggtTGGCATACCTTCCTTGTTGGGAGTTCACATTTTTCATTGTTAAATTGTAAATAACTTTATGCTCAAAATCAAAACCTTTTTCAAATATTTTGTATAAATGTCCCCATTAATGTTATGTTTCTTACCCTTCTCCAAGTGTAGATGTAGGCTACGTCCTTTAATGTTATGTTTCTTACCCTTCTCCAGGTGTAGATGTAGGCTACGTCCATTAATGTTATGTTTCTTACCCTTCTCCAGGTGTAGATGTAGGCTACGTCCATTAATGTTATGTTTCTTACCCTTCTCCAGGTGTAGATGTAGGCTACGTCCATTAATGTTATGTTCCTTACCCTTCTCCAGGTGTAGATGTAGGCTACGTCCATTAATGTTATGTTTCTTACCCTTCTCCAGGTGTAGATGTAGGCTACGTCCATTAATGTTATGTTTCTTACCCTTCTCCAGGTGTAGATATAGGCTACGTCCATTAATGTTATGTTTCTTACCCTTCTCCAGGTGTAGATGTAGGCTACGTCCATTAATGTTATGTTCCTTACCCTTCTCCAGGTGTAGATGTAGGCTACGTCCATTAATGTTATGTTTCTTACCCTTCTCCAGGTGTAGATGTAGGCTACGTCCATTAATGTTATGTTTCTTACCCTTCTCCAGGTGTAGATGTAGGCTACGTCCATTAATGTTATGTTCTTTACCCTTCTCCAGGTGTAGATGTAGGCTACGTCCATTAATGTTATGTTTCTTACCCTTCTCCAGGTGTAGATGTAGGCTACGTCCATTAATGTTATGTTTCTTACCCTTCTCCAGGTGTAGATGTAGGCTACGTCCATTAATGTTATGTTTCTTACCCTTCTCCAGGTGTAGATGTAGGCTACGTCCATTAATGTTATGTTCTTTACCCTTCTCCAGGTGTAGATGTAGGCTACGTCCATTAATGTTATGTTTCTTACCCTTCTCCAGGTGTAGATGTAGGCTACGTCCATTAATGTTATGTTCCTTACCCTTCTCCAGGTGTAGATGTAGGCTACGTCCATTAATGTTATGTTCCTTACCCTTCTCCAGGTGTAGATATAGGCTACGTCCATTAATGTTATGTTTCTTACCCTTCTCCAGGTGTAGATGTAGGCTACGTCCATTAATGTGTAGTAATCTTTCAGTGGCTCGTCTTCATACATCACTTCAACCTACATTGTAGAAATTACACAATTATTTGATCAAATAGGCTAAGAAGTATTTTTTTCTATTCAACTTCCATTGTCCTCCGATATAATATATATTGTCAAATCATCCTGCAGTGATTTGTACTAATGTTTCTTAATACATcttatttataaaaaatgttttaataaaataaaaagtgatgCAAGAGATGTGGCTGTGTTATTTTAAAAAGCCAAACAaatttcaaataaaatgtataaatCTTTACCTGATAGGTACAAGGAATGTCCATCTTACTGCGGAGGAACTTTCTCAGGTGCATGATGGTCATGGCTGCAGGACACTGCAGATACCTCTTATTATTGACCTGGAGGAGGACACACAGATTTCCTGAGAATGTAGATAGTTTCTAAAGACAATTGGATTTGAGGGAGACTTCACTACACACTACCTTTTGTTTTCTACTTTAAAGTATTAATAATGTCCAGTTCCATCATATAAAATAGACATGAGACATGCAGTGAGATTTGAAGACAAGCTCTTTAAGGGCCCAGATTTAAGAACAACTCTATATCAGAAACCAATCAATAGGCTCTGTGCAACAACAGAGTGTCAGAACTATCTGACAGCGGAACGCTCCTGAGCTTCAGCAGTAGACAGCCTACCTGTTCTTTAGACTGTTTGTCCTCAGCCACGCTGGTCTTTTTAGCCCTGAGAAAAACAATGTCACACTTGTGTTAGAAAACATCTTGATAATGACCTCAAGATCTTCATGGTTTGAAatgtaactttaaaaaaaatgacaataCACTGCTAAAACCAAAGTCAAGATTAAAAGTATTCTAGAAAGGAAGACGTTCATGTACACTAAATAATAGACACACTAACACAACTGAGCTAATCAGTTTTGCACACTGAACTATAATAACCATAAGTATTCACCTAGACATTTTCAAGTATATGGGATGATTTCCAAAAAGCCTGGCTGTAAGTGCATGTTGTTGACGTACTTGTTGTGGTCGAAGAACTCAATGGACAGGCTGATGATCTCATCGTCTGTGATGATTCTCTTGTCCTCGTCCGCCACCTCCCCTCGATCCTCATTAGACCTTGTCgtcgctacacacacacacacacacacacacacacacacacacacacacacacacacacacacacacacacacacacacacacacacacacacacacacacacacacacacacacacacacacacacacacacacacacaaaatcaacaAGTTGGAAGAGTTTTCCCAGAAACTGTGAAAACCGTGATCTCAGAAATCCTAGTCACTATCAGCTAATAATATATTGAAGTTTGAGGGGAAAATCAAGACAATCTTACTGGAGCAGGAAATAAATACAGCTTATTCAACCTTTTTGGTTAGAAATAAAACTACTTCATGAGAATAGcatattatataatatatatatatatatatatatatatatatacacatgaaTTAACTTGGTACAACTCCAGTGGACTTGCACCCTGGCTGACCTCAGAAAGAAAAGTTCTGCACCTTTTCCAATAGAGACTCACCATCTACAGAAGGGTGTGCTGCGTAAaagtctctccttctcttcatctCATCTAAtggaagagaaaaaaaaaactctCTGTCACAAATGTTTATTTGAATAGGGATTAAAAACACAGTCTGATGCATTGCACCGTCAATGCTTTAGCTAAATAGCACCCATTTCAGCATCTGTCCGTAGATGGGTTTTAATCTATTTTCCACGGGAGACAAGCAAGGGGAGACAGCAGCTCCGATTTTAAACAGGATAATCAACCATTCAGGACATACAGATGACATCACTGAGAACAAGACAATGCCATTACTGATATGAGGGATTCCACTTACTTTTGAAGAGACCAGGGACCAGCTTGTAGACAATGTCTTGTAG containing:
- the LOC139531560 gene encoding polycomb complex protein BMI-1-A-like isoform X2, which encodes MTMHRTTRIKITELNPHLMCVLCGGYFIDATTIIECLHSFCKMCIVRYLETSKYCPICDVPVHKTKPLLNIRSDKTLQDIVYKLVPGLFKNEMKRRRDFYAAHPSVDATTRSNEDRGEVADEDKRIITDDEIISLSIEFFDHNKAKKTSVAEDKQSKEQVNNKRYLQCPAAMTIMHLRKFLRSKMDIPCTYQVEVMYEDEPLKDYYTLMDVAYIYTWRRNGPLPLKYGVRLSCKKMKMSHPQQEGQNSTGRSAESDSASDKACSPAGVPSTSSSLPSPGTPVQSPHFPHISKPVNGASTSAPAPTRPFPFGNKPRKASLNGSSLSSGLA
- the LOC139531560 gene encoding polycomb complex protein BMI-1-A-like isoform X1, which encodes MHTETTQATENMFIQTNACLPSMTMHRTTRIKITELNPHLMCVLCGGYFIDATTIIECLHSFCKMCIVRYLETSKYCPICDVPVHKTKPLLNIRSDKTLQDIVYKLVPGLFKNEMKRRRDFYAAHPSVDATTRSNEDRGEVADEDKRIITDDEIISLSIEFFDHNKAKKTSVAEDKQSKEQVNNKRYLQCPAAMTIMHLRKFLRSKMDIPCTYQVEVMYEDEPLKDYYTLMDVAYIYTWRRNGPLPLKYGVRLSCKKMKMSHPQQEGQNSTGRSAESDSASDKACSPAGVPSTSSSLPSPGTPVQSPHFPHISKPVNGASTSAPAPTRPFPFGNKPRKASLNGSSLSSGLA